tgtggcattttgctgtgagacaaaactgcacatttcagggtggccttttattgtgggcagtttgaggtacacctgtgcactaatcatgatgtcagatcagcatcttgatgtggcacacctgtgaggtgggatggattatctcagcaaagcagaagtgctcactatcacacatttagacagatttgtgaacaatgtttgagaggaatggtaatattgtgtatctggaatgaagtttagatcttcaagtccatctcatgaaacatgggagcaaaaacaaaagtgttgcgtttatatttttgttgagtatatgtatatatatatagaagtTGCTGATAAAATGCGTTAATCACACCTTTTATTGCATTGTACATAGACTCTAAAAAAAATAGCCACACAGTTAATATGTCTAAATAATATTTTGAGACACATTTTCTCACTTGCACTATAAACATACTGTGCTTTCTAATCATAAAATCATTCCTTTAATTGTGCTTTCAGTCCAGATGTTCTGACATAAGACAAATAATACCTTCCGGGCTTCAATGTCAATCTCAGTACTATACCTAAACGATGACATGTTTTAGGAGGAGAAGTCAGGATCAGTCTAGAGGATGTTAACAGGATCTCTTGATTTCTACCTTCATCTGATTTCTCTTACTGTCTCTGCTCTCTTAAGTAAATGTGTGGACTGACATCtgttctgtcctctgctgctAGGTGACCCCTGCACCGTGTCCTCTCAGCTGGAATTGGAGGAAGCTCTGCGCCTCTATGAACTCAACAAAGACTCGGAGCTCATTATCCATGGTGAGCATCGCTGCTTTTTATGCAGACCTTATTTATAACACATACGGTCATCTTGCAGTATTTGATTCACAGGACGTTCTTATGTGCTGTGGCCAATAAGATGTTGATTCAGTCCAATGTCTTGGTCAGTACCAGATTAGACGACTCTTTGCTCTCTTGCTGGTCCGCTCACCTTCCTGTTGGGCAGCCTTATTGCATGTTCTTTGATCGAGACACAGTATAGCATTATCGTTGAGCCGTGCCAACACAGACCAACAGCCTGTCAGACTCAGGATTTATTTAGTAGTCCTGCCAGTACTAGTATTTTCCAATAATAGAAGGAGACTCACAAAAAAACTTCTTACAAAGTCGGATAAATGCAATTACTCTTTCATGTCCgtttatttaaatttataaaTAAGATTAATATGATGTATGATGAATATATATTCCTTACATGGTGTGTTTATATTCATTCAGAACATTGTGAACTTAATATTCTTTACTGTTTTAATatctttatctaaacaaatgcAAATCTATCTTTAACTGTATGTTATAACCACACTCCTCTTTTATGGAAACAGACATAAAACATAACATAGGAAACAACTAAGCTAGAATatcattgattattgattttacaaaaaaataaaatttgtatgtaccacattttttttaagtagCCATGTGACTGCTCATTGCTAATGACTGGAAAAATGAATTCACCGCCTTATACATTTTGAATGTGCGTCTTTCTACAGCTTACTAATTATAAATAAGCAGCACTTAAATGTGTCTGCCTGAAGATAGATTATAcaggattttttgtttttacgtATGTCAAGCCACAAAAAATGCTAATTACAGATTTCAGTCTACAAATCTGACTAcgcttccttttcttttcctatgtctgtgtgcatttatatttctgtttattctGCACACAAAGAGGCATCAAAACATATGGTTAATGCTCCACTGACCTGTGAAAACAACATTACTTCCGCTGttgatgtctgtctgtctgcaggcccTTGAGCTACTTCACTTCCCTGTCTAAGCTGAGCCTACTTGACAAACAGTTGTGCAACTCCATGAATCTGGAGGTCAGGGCTAGCTCTGACGCTGTGGTAGGAGGGGGCGAGAGTTGTGTGGAACATTTGAttgacagtctgtgtgtgtgagcatgtaacCTGGGGGTAGCGAGGATGGAGGGGTTCTGGTTAATGTAAAGTTTTAATCAAATCAGAGGTGACGGGTCAAGAGTGCAGTGGATGCCAGTGTGATGGCGACAGATGAATGGGAAGAGGGGGGTGAAGAGAGGATGTGACGGTGCCGTGGGGGGCCACCAGGTCTGCTCGTTAACGAGCTCGCCGGCGGTAGCCCACGCCTCGCCTCTGACTCACCCTGCCCCCCAGTCTAGCTCAATCTGTCTCGCTCTTGTTGACATCTATAGgattgctttttttcccccacttcCTTGTATAAGTCGCACGCACGAACACTCTTACAGTGTCATGAAAACAACATAAGGGAATTTCATCATGGATTGCTCGAGGCGATGGATTTTACTGCAGGAAGTTTTGACTGCCGTTATGATGAGGGAAAGTGAAATGTACTGAGCAGCATATAAACACCCTCACATGAATGCTGTCAGACTTGTCTGCCATTTTTGATGAATTAAAGGATTTCCAAAGATAACAatgcctctttttttctttccagttTTCCCCTGTGTACCAGAGAAACCTGGCATGCCCTGTCCTGGAGAAGACAGTGAGTGAAACATTTCCTAACTTTAGGTTAACATTGTGTGTTATGTGCATTAAAAACATAAGACAAATTGACCTTTTTCCAAACATATAACATTCTGTgtctaaataaaatgtgtgaatGAATTGGTTTGTTTCCTGGTatccaatacaaagaaaggGCAATTgtaaaacatcatcatcaaaacGCACCACAAATAAGATGTCCTGGTCAGCTAATAAACTTCAGGACACATATATTGAATTGTATAACTACTAAAGTAATAGCACTGAGAAATCACAGCTTGATCAAtatgtgtgtctatatgtgagGGTTTAATTTTCAAGGGTCCTCTGTCCTCTTGAATTGAAAATTTGAAATCTGCAATAATTAGCATGCCACTGTCACATGAAGGAAATGACGCTGATTAATAATCCTGAGCACACATTCAGAAATGATCATCATAGTGATTAGCAAAGAAGAGGAGCAGGTGTGCCTGTAGTGTGgagtgtttttgtaaataaacaataataaaataaaaaaaaagaatctagTCATAATTCTTCATCTGAGATTATACAGACCTTGGTGTAAATACACCACGTTTCTAAATTAAATGAAGTCTTATTTGTTATTTCCTTCTCCCCACAGAGTCAATATATCGCCGTGGAGCCCGGCGCTGGAGGAAGCTTTACTACGCCAGTGGTCACGCGTTTCAGGCCAAACGCTTTAACAGGGTGAGACATGATGAACAGTATTCTGAACTAAGGGTTCCAACATATCCCTATTATTTACACTGAATTATTGTAGTGTagtataatgtataataaaggGAAAATGAGACATCAGCTACATTTAATGCAATCGTTAACATCAATAGGAAATTGATTCTAGACGAGGAAAAGCCATTGCTGCCTCTGTAGCATCTTCTAAAAGTATACTTTGTGCTTATGTTGattcttctctctccctcctcctcctgaaaaGCGAGCCCACTGTGCCATCTGTACAGACCGAATCTGGGGTCTGGGAAGACAAGGCTACAAATGcatcaactgcaaactgctggTGCACAAGAAGTGCCATAAACTGGTCACAGTGGAGTGTGGCAGGCCGATGATTCAGGTGAGAGCTGCGATGGATGCTCATTATCTTGATGGTGTTAAGTGGATCATTACCAGCCACAACTCATATAGCACATATAGTGCTGAacagttttctgtttctgtgctggtTGTATTTAATGGTGAATGTTACTGTCTAGGAACCAATTATGCCCGGTCCACCATCAGGTCAATTAGACTCAACTGAACAGCCAGGTAATACacacttcctctttctctctttctcaccgTTACACCCACTCAAATGTGTTTGCAAATGTTCATCAGCAGTCAAATGTATTATAATGTCACTGCTTGATTGTTTGGAAGCAAAAACGTATCTGGGGCTAACATTATATTAACAGAATATCAAAACAGAATCATCCAAAAAGCAGAGTAACATCAGCAGATCACACATATCCTAACTGAAAAATGTTTGGAAAAGACACTGGTCAGATATGACTGTTGAATATTGttgaaatttgtttttttgtgtgtgtttttggattaCAATAGAGGTGAGTTTAGCCGCTTATTGACCAAAAACACAATCTATAGATTAACATTTCTAAAATAATTCCATTGATCTCAGGAcctgtgtgtttcagcaaaaCCTTGGGGACCCAGACTACAAGTTATTCAGCTGTAGGGTTTACCTACAGCACCAGACTTAAATCCAGTCAGGTGGTTGAGGGGTTGACTGGAATGAGAGAGTATCATTGTTGCTATTGTTAGGGAGGCAGCTGGAACTCCAGCTAAAGATACTAAGAGGCCACCTGCGGTGTAGATATCTTTGTTCGAGTCTGGTTTTAAACTGCACCTATGTGCACGAAAGTGTTAACACGACCTATATCAGGGTTTTCtgaaaatacacaaagaaaagTCTGGTTTTGTTGTATTGTTCAACAGGGATCAATATAAGCTTGGTATTTGCTTTTCTAACCATGCAGGGAGAAATTACTCTGGCACTGCAGAGCTGTGAACAAAGCCTGTGACTGTCTCACACCtattttctctccttcttcttcctctcttgttttttctctctccttcctccccctctccttctgtctgtctgtcactttctctccccccccccctcctcccctcctagGTCCTCAGAATAAAGACTCCAGAGAAAGCCTGACTTATgatggagaagaaaaagaggtgAGAGAGAAATCTTTTCAAACACTGTAGATATGTGACTCACAGTCTGTCAACCTGTCATATCAACTCGATGGATATGCGTGTGTGTAATATGTATATTTAGAGACAGACATTGGCAAGAGGGGGAAGGAATAGGATCACCTGTAATTGGAAGCAGGTTTTCGTCTACTTTTAAATGGGTGATTTTTCTTTCACCTGCTGTGCATGCGTGATATAGAGCGCATGCAGACGTAGGCACCCTTGCAGCACTGTGTAGGTATTGATTTCCTATGGTGGAGTTAATAAAGTAACCTTTTATCATGGCTCTTAACACCACAGGCTGATTAATGGCTTGGGATGCAGTTTGGGGATTTCTGTGGAGGATTGTTGAACGGAGCAGGAGAACTGGTGATGGATAAAGAATGGATCGAGTCGGACACAGATGGACAGAGATAAAAGAGAGCAAGCCAAATGATCTTATCTACAGTTCCATGTCTGACTCTGGGGATGGACCTTGTCACGTGAAGGGAGGTTAGATGGATAGGTAGTCTAAATGGTTCACTACAGAACAGAttacaggagaggagagaataTACTGTAGGTGAGGAAAGGGTGAAGGTGGAAATCAGGGTTACAGAGAAGAAGGACTCTAACACAACGAAGATCTAATACAATGGAGGCCATGTGTGGGTGctttaaaaagacaataaacTCATTGCTAAGATTTACTTTTAGTAAATGGTGCTGGGAGCTGTTTCAGTCTCATTTACAAATCCACCCAAAGGGAAATCACAGTCTCATCTGAACCAAATCACCAGTTCTGTCAATAGTTCAGTGAATATATCATCCAAAGATAGGTTGATGACAGATTCTCCGAGTCAACTCTGTGTTCAATGCATTATTTTGTAAAGTGTTTGTATGATAGTATTTCCTAGCTCTACATGTTCTTATCTGCCCCCAGGCACGCAGCAGTAGAGACACAGGAAAATCACCCTCCAGCCTTGGCCTGGCAGATTTCGACCTGCTCAGGGTAATCGGCAGAGGCAGCTATGCCAAGGTGCTGTTGGTGCAGCTGAAAAAGACAGAGCGCATCTACGCCATGAAGGTTGTCAAGAAGGAGCTGGTCAATGACGACGAGGTAAATTGAAATAGTTTTAAACACAGCTGATGCCTTACTGActtactattattattacaggTGGGTCCACTGAGAGCATCATGTAATTCATACAAACTGCAGCCATCTGCAGTGAACAGTTTCTTTTGCATGAAGCTACACATGAATTTATAGCATTAAACAAAAAGCTTGAGTGGTGGATCAGACAAAAGCAGGCATGCCCTGTGAGGGCACACAGTACGCAAATGTTATGTTGGCTTTGTTGTGCTGGAACAAGGCATGAAGAGGGGGGATCGTCATAGCCGCATTATATCATGATCTCTATGTGAAAGAGGTTAATAACATGTAAAACTATTACACCGTTTTTGCTGCGGTCTGTAGGCGTAAAGTGGTTTTTAGAGCTGCACATAATGACTGTCTTCTTTATTAGTTGAaattttttgtttcatttgtatAAACCTTAAGTCATAAGTAAATCATTTTGACCTTCCAAGTCCAGAATTCAAAGCATTTTGTTGGATTTTTGATATAAAGCAGCATATAGTCAAATTGAAACAGCTTGTGGTTTGCCTGTTTTTACTTCAGTAGTTTATAATTAATGTAATAATAGTATTGTACAGTTATAAACAGACTCATTATTTTAGCTTTAGGATTAtattaagttttgttttttaatcaggtCGTTGTCAGaggtttgtttgtctttatatacagtacaaTATCTGTAAAGCTAAGCTTTGTGTTGAAGTCTATACAGTGTGACAATAACAACACGCCTCCTCCTATTGAGATGTGGGGTTAGTTAATAGTGAAGTCATCAGTCTTCAGTCACTGCCATGTATAATTAATATAATTAGTACAATCAATGGGGAACTGTTATTCATAGCACAATGAGCATTTGTCTTGAGCGATTGAACATCCATCTTGTGCATCTTATCTGAAACACTTAAAATTGAGTTGACAGTCTGCCTCGAATCCATCAGTCTTTCTAAGAAGGTGTAGATAAACCATCATGTCATCAAAAATTGATCTCAGCGAACACATGTAGCAGAACAGCCAGCGGCGGTAGAAGTAGTTAGCCTTGATTAGACGCACTTAGTGTGATTGACAAATTGACAGGTGCCTCTCGATCAATGGTGAAGTGTTCTGCTGTCCCTGTCCTGTCAACGTGAGCAGCATCCGTGTCCAGACATATTACCATCCAGCTATCAATAGAGCGCTTCTCCTGGCTCagccctttttttttcctcccctcagCCACTGCCCACCTAATACTCAAGGGAACCTCAAGCTTCACAGCATGGTCGATGGAGCTCTGTGCTTATTCAGCTTTTATAAGTTCAAGGGTACTATGCCAGAATGATCGGATTGACATgtgagtgtgtctttgtgtgtttctcttccaGGACATTGACTGGgtccaaacagaaaaacatgtcttTGAGCAAGCCTCTAATCATCCCTTCCTGGTCGGCCTCCACTCCTGTTTCCAGACAGAAAGCAGGTTAGGGCCTTTCTCTTGGATACGTTGGATGTTTTCTCAAGGGTCATCAAATCACATCACCCTGATGTGTCCAGTCAGGAGTGTACCCCACTTTGTTGACATCATTAAAACCTTGAGGCGTTGGAAGAAGAAAATatgtggaataaaaaaaaaaagattctgggTCTCCCTCAttaaaatcagtctgtatgtgtgtgacagtaTTACAGGATTATAGTGCTAAAAAATGCTCTTAAAAtggccaaaaaaaacaaaatgtgcctCTAACATGTGGAGGGGGTGATCCGTTCTGTCATacccaaaataataaaataggttagtgcatttcaaaacaatacataTGTGTTTCGAAATGACTCATAAGAGTCAGTGTATCGTCAACGCCCGCTATTCTGGGTAATGTGTGCTTATGTGAAAGCACTACCTTTAGGGTCAGGGTGAAAGTGTGAATATAGGACAGTTAAGGTTGTGGGAAAATCCCCATCATGGTGGAAGCCCTTCACAGCATGATGTCTTCTTAACATTAAATATGAacgtgtggggaaaaaaaaaaaaaagatttgtccTTCCTTGGATCATCTCTGTTGTCCTGTGTTTTGTGCACCCATCCATGACCAATGAGTGATCTTATCAGATATGTAACAAATACACTTCTTTTCTGCAGACTTTTCTTTGTTATCGAATATGTAAACGGAGGAGATCTCATGTTCCACatgcaaagacaaagaaaactcCCAGAAGAACACGCCAGGTAGATTCACACTGTCTCATGTGTACTTAAAAGAAACAACACAGGCGTCTTTGATGGCTTCGTGTAGATACGTGTGATGAATtgttgtctctctttttttagatTCTACTCAGCAGAGATTAGCCTGGCGCTCAACTACCTCCACGAGCGGGGAATCATCTACAGAGATCTGAAACTGGACAATGTACTGCTAGATTCTGAGGGACACATCAAACTAACAGACTATGGCATGTGCAAGGTGtggtttaaataataaatagaaaTGTGTATTCGAACAACACAGCAGCGTACTTCTGATAAAAAGCACCTTGGAAGAGGATGTTGCAGCTGATGatcgttttgtttttgcaggagGGCTTGAGACCAGGCGATACAACGAGCACTTTCTGTGGTACCCCCAATTACATCGCACCAGAAATACTCAGAGGAGAGGACTACGGTGAGAGTTACAACACACAGGCACTTACCAGAAATGTTATCTGGTTATTTGAGATGATACAGTACATAAGATGTTACTCTCAGAGGTGTAGAACATAGATTATCTGCACTCTGTGAGCATAATATCAGTGCATAACATCAAAACcagaaacttgtttttttttttctctttgggTATGGGGCCTACAAGAGAAAAGGGAATAGAAAAGGAGAACTATACACAGAGGCCCTTTTTAAAATCCTCCTAATAAAACTTCTCTGTATAAACTCTTCTCTGGATGGAAAAAATGATGCAAAGGATGACTCTTTATACTGAATGACTCAAAAATTGAACGTGCTACAGACATTTATAGCAAAGGTTACTTGCGGTTTCAGGTGCTCAGTCATATATCAATTTCTACATCCTAACTGCGTGCACATCTATCTGTACACATCATacagtaaaaatagaaaaagctCCCTGGTTACTAAAGGAGGTATCATAGCGACAAGTTACACCGTTTGAAAAAGgagatttgtttttaatctcgtgcacattttttccccatctgATGTCTTTTGTGGTTGACATGAAAGAATTGTGGATACTgatgtgcagtatttatgtgtGATACAGTCCTACAGCAGTGCTAACCTTCAGAAACACCAGCCATACTGAAaacttctgtgtttttaaagttaaaaaaaatactgtagttCATTTTTTGGCAAAGGAAACAtgcaaaaaactaaaacaaagcatttttttgACAGTGATATTTTTAAACTTCATAATCAGGATATCATTTTTATGCTTGCAAATCGTGCTACATAATGACATGTATTAAGATAAATGCGAGTGTATTATGCTATCGCTATGGGTGAGCCCTAATTGCTTGCTTGGACAAATAAAAGGGGAGCATTCATGTGTTGCAGAAGATTGGTGGGAAAGCTGTGATAATATGCAACACCAGTGTGATGCTTTCAAGGTGGAGGCAGTTGCTATAGTAACCCTAAAACACTGCTGGTATGCTGCATGCAGTAATTGAAAGTACACAATGTTTATGAGAACATGTCATAAAAGTAGTTTTACAGGCTGCCGTTgttcatttctgtctgcgctACCTGAAATATGAGCCGTAATGTACaataagcgtgtgtgtgtgtgtatgtgtgtgtgtgtgtcagggttcAGCGTGGACTGGTGGGCACTGGGCGTTCTGATGTTTGAGATGATGGCAGGCCGGTCACCGTTTGACATCGTTGGCAGCTCTGACAACCCAGACCAGAACACAGAAGACTACCTCTTtcaaggtaacacacacacacacacacatgaacacaactAAGGTTTATAgctggaagaaaaacaacacctttacaTTGACACCTTTCTAATAGCTTCTCTCAGTACCAGGCACATGCCATCTGTTATAATGGAATGTGTGAACCTATGTCTGTGCTTGTGATTATCTCATTGTAAATACAGCATTACAGTGAGTCTGGTTTTAGAGAGTTGAGCAGTGAAGTCAGATTTTCATCATACTTTATGAAAAGCCACTGacactgtatgtatgtttatCGCCGTTAGACCTGACAGGATTGAACTGTAGCAGTGTCAGTACCATCCTCTGTCAGTTTGGCTTCAGGGGACCGTTTGTCTCacctctcctccccccccccccccccccttcttccttTCACCTCCTGCAGTAATATTGGAAAAACAGATCAGAATCCCTCGCTCGTTGTCAGTCAAAGCTGCCAGCGTCCTCAAAGGATTCCTCAACAAGGTAAGAGACAGCCTGCACCAATCTTAAAACAGTGTTAGTTCCCGCTGGGCCCTGAGAATGACACTATTATGGCCTCTGTTACAGTCACCtgccctcattttttttttctgccctacctccctcactctctcacttGCCAGTTATCTCAGCCTTGTGCCGTCATCTCCCACTGTTTCTCACCCTtctctcaccctccctcccACAGGATCCCAAGGAGCGTCTAGGCTGCCACCCTCAGACAGGCTTTGCCGACATCATGGGTCATCCGTTCTTCCGAAACGTCGACTGGGACCTTGTGAGTTATTCACTCTCTGTGGCCGTTTTCTGTCTCACTCTTCTCTTTCCTTAATTATAAATTTAATCATGATTTCAAATGGAGCACTGATGTATGCAGGTATTGATTctgaggggggagaaaaaaacaggaaactgCTACTAGACAGCAGAGGGTCAAATCTAAGTGCACAGggtcagtctctctctctctctctctctctctcctgccctGCAGGCATAGACGCTCCGTCAAAGCTGAGGGTTATAAGCTGCGGGATGAGACTCGTGTCCTTGTGGAGAGTTAGGCAGTTAGGAACAAACAGGCCAGGCAGAAGACTGACAGCAGATAGGATGACTAACACATGGACTGAGACGGGAAGCCAAAGATGGaaaggaaatgagaggagacagattATAGAGACGGAGCACATAGAGCTGAAATATTGAGCTTTAGAAGACTGGCTTTGTCAAACACACCCGAGGGTATTTCTGCAAACCACATTTGACCGCCTTCATTACTTCTTGCTGCGACTGCTGTTTTGCATAGATGCCATATATTGTTTATGCTTGAAACACATGAGTGTAATGAAGAATGTGGAACAGGAAATTAACATCCTGGCCTCCATTTATAGTCTTTAGACATCTCAGAATCACTCACAGGAATGCCAATGAAATTTAAACTTCACTTATAAATACTCAGTTATTTCAGAAGCTTCCTGTTCTCAGGTTCACCACTG
This sequence is a window from Parambassis ranga chromosome 17, fParRan2.1, whole genome shotgun sequence. Protein-coding genes within it:
- the prkci gene encoding protein kinase C iota type isoform X1, yielding MMPTLRDSTMSHPGENSHQVRVKAYYKGDIMITHFEPSISYEGLYGEVRDMCSMDNDQLFTMKWIDEEGDPCTVSSQLELEEALRLYELNKDSELIIHVFPCVPEKPGMPCPGEDKSIYRRGARRWRKLYYASGHAFQAKRFNRRAHCAICTDRIWGLGRQGYKCINCKLLVHKKCHKLVTVECGRPMIQEPIMPGPPSGQLDSTEQPGPQNKDSRESLTYDGEEKEARSSRDTGKSPSSLGLADFDLLRVIGRGSYAKVLLVQLKKTERIYAMKVVKKELVNDDEDIDWVQTEKHVFEQASNHPFLVGLHSCFQTESRLFFVIEYVNGGDLMFHMQRQRKLPEEHARFYSAEISLALNYLHERGIIYRDLKLDNVLLDSEGHIKLTDYGMCKEGLRPGDTTSTFCGTPNYIAPEILRGEDYGFSVDWWALGVLMFEMMAGRSPFDIVGSSDNPDQNTEDYLFQVILEKQIRIPRSLSVKAASVLKGFLNKDPKERLGCHPQTGFADIMGHPFFRNVDWDLLEQKQVVPPFKPNISGEFGLDNFDAQFTNEPIQLTPDDDDVVKKIDQSEFEGFEYINPLLMSAEECV
- the prkci gene encoding protein kinase C iota type isoform X2, translating into MMPTLRDSTMSHPGENSHQVRVKAYYKGDIMITHFEPSISYEGLYGEVRDMCSMDNDQLFTMKWIDEEGDPCTVSSQLELEEALRLYELNKDSELIIHVFPCVPEKPGMPCPGEDKSIYRRGARRWRKLYYASGHAFQAKRFNRRAHCAICTDRIWGLGRQGYKCINCKLLVHKKCHKLVTVECGRPMIQEPIMPGPPSGQLDSTEQPGPQNKDSRESLTYDGEEKEARSSRDTGKSPSSLGLADFDLLRVIGRGSYAKVLLVQLKKTERIYAMKVVKKELVNDDEDIDWVQTEKHVFEQASNHPFLVGLHSCFQTESRLFFVIEYVNGGDLMFHMQRQRKLPEEHARFYSAEISLALNYLHERGIIYRDLKLDNVLLDSEGHIKLTDYGMCKEGLRPGDTTSTFCGTPNYIAPEILRGEDYGFSVDWWALGVLMFEMMAGRSPFDIVGSSDNPDQNTEDYLFQVILEKQIRIPRSLSVKAASVLKGFLNKDPKERLGCHPQTGFADIMGHPFFRNVDWDLA